One genomic window of Punica granatum isolate Tunisia-2019 chromosome 1, ASM765513v2, whole genome shotgun sequence includes the following:
- the LOC116192065 gene encoding anaphase-promoting complex subunit 7: MDVPRDQMTALIDHGLFGSAEMLGCFLVSSSSVNAETNPHLKAENLVLLGDALFREREYRRAIHTYKQALQYHRINPKQSSASTRSSLSASNRSSSPNSFHASAINENEVKLKIASCHCSLNEGKAAIAELEGIPSKARNLQMNLLMGKLYRNSRHNRAAAVCYKECIRNCPYVLEAIIALAELGATAKDIISLFPQTPNRGSRASYDQFDSTRWLQRYVEAHCCIASNDYKGGLELFTELLQRFPNNVHLLLEVAKVEAIVGKTDEAIMNFEKARSVDPYVVTYMDEYAMLLKMKFDYTKLGKLVHDLLNIDPTRPEVFVALSVLWERKDEKAALSYAEKSIRIDERHIPGYMMKGNLSLSMGRLEASVIAFRVAQELRPDLRSYQGLVRSYLAYSKIKEALYAAREAMKAMPHSAKALKLVGDVHASNPSGREKAKKFYESALRLEPSYLGAALALAELHILEGRNGDAVSLLERYLKDWADDSLHVKLAQVFAATNMLQESFSHYQAALRINSQNEAAKKGLDRLEKQMKGVDPDAPEEDEENEVEEADGDVEETELL; encoded by the exons ATGGACGTTCCCCGAGACCAAATGACCGCCCTCATCGACCATGGCCTGTTCGGCTCCGCCGAGATGCTT GGTTGCTTTCTGGTTTCATCGTCCTCCGTGAACGCTGAGACTAATCCTCACCTCAAGGCCGAGAATTTG GTGCTCCTTGGAGATGCTTTGTTTCGGGAGAGGGAGTATCGGAGAGCTATT CACACGTACAAGCAAGCCTTGCAGTACCATAGGATCAACCCGAAACAGTCTTCGGCTAGCACCAGAAGTTCGTTGTCTGCATCGAACAGGTCGTCTTCTCCAAATTCTTTTCATGCATCAGCAATTAATGAAAATGAG GTAAAACTTAAGATTGCATCCTGTCACTGCTCTCTGAATGAGGGGAAAGCAGCAATTGCTGAG CTCGAAGGGATTCCAAGCAAAGCAAGGAACTTGCAAATGAACTTACTAATGGGAAAACTTTACCGCAATTCTAGACATAACCGTGCTGCTGCTGTTTGTTATAAAGAGTGTATAAG aaaTTGCCCTTATGTTCTTGAAGCTATCATAGCTCTGGCCGAGCTAGGAGCTACTGCCAAGGATATTATTTCCTTGTTTCCTCAG ACTCCAAATAGAGGCAGCAGGGCTTCATACGACCAATTTGATTCAACACGTTGGCTACAA CGCTATGTTGAAGCTCACTGCTGTATTGCCAGTAATGATTACAAAG GTGGTCTGGAACTTTTTACTGAACTGCTGCAACGCTTCCCTAATAACGTACATTTATTACTTGAAGTTGCCAAG GTTGAAGCCATTGTTGGAAAGACTGATGAGGCCATCATGAACTTTGAAAAG GCTCGATCAGTTGACCCATATGTAGTAACCTACATGGATGAGTACGCCATGCTTCTGAAGATGAAGTTTGATTACACAAAGCTCGGGAAGTTGGTGCATGATTTGTTGAATATTGACCCAACAAGACCGGAAGTTTTTGTTGCTTTGTCTGTGCTGTGGGAAAGGAAAGATGAGAAAGCAGCTCTGTCTTATGCTGAGAAG AGCATTCGAATTGACGAGAGACATATACCTGGTTATATGATGAAG GGCAACTTGTCTTTGTCAATGGGTAGACTAGAAGCATCGGTGATAGCCTTCAGGGTAGCTCAAGAACTGAGGCCCGATCTTCGTTCATATCAAG GATTAGTTAGGTCTTATTTGGCATACTCAAAAATCAAAGAAGCCCTCTATGCTGCGAGGGAAGCCATGAAAGCCATGCCTCACTCTGCAAAGGCTTTAAAACTAGTCGGAGACGTACATGCCAGTAATCCCAGTGGCAGGGAAAAG GCGAAAAAGTTCTACGAATCTGCCCTTAGGCTAGAACCCAGTTACCTCGGAGCCGCCTTAGCTTTGGCAGAGCTGCACATCCTCGAGGGTCGGAATGGAGATGCGGTGTCTCTCCTCGAGCGGTATCTTAAGGACTGGGCTGACGACTCTCTTCACGTCAAGTTGGCCCAAGTTTTTGCTGCAACTAATATGCTGCAAGAGTCCTTCTCTCACTATCAAGCTGCATTGAG GATCAACTCACAGAATGAAGCAGCCAAGAAGGGGTTGGACCGTTTAGAGAAGCAGATGAAG GGAGTGGATCCAGATGCCCCCGAAGAAGATGAGGAGAACGAGGTAGAGGAAGCTGATGGGGATGTAGAAGAAACTGAACTACTATAA
- the LOC116192066 gene encoding E3 ubiquitin-protein ligase Topors, with product MEFSSPPSSSSAAASSSSASGELARSRRSREKFLFRTILPAIRGRSCSICLGSLQEDHRSAVITKCLHAYCLSCIRRWSELKRKCPLCNAEFHSWFSGISLRYGSFREEKLSSLRLDEEERHTRAVSNYQDNRRVIRRSGDRCSSSSCRSGPLQWRRSFGRPGSIPPGVIAERKLQWRASIYRRRLQAVLPSPGRRFEQNMARNNGWKERMLQKIEPWVRRELQALLGDSDPSVIVHVATSLFLRSLEEKSNAPSRQLDESLTAPLQPFLHNWTNMFWHELSCYAESSLAMETYDAVVEYKQLE from the exons ATGGAATTCTCTTCTCCTCCATCGTCGTCGTCGGCAGCGGCGTCATCTTCTTCTGCTTCGGGAGAGTTAGCTCGGAGTCGTCGCAGTCGCGAGAAGTTCCTTTTCAGAACCATCTTGCCGGCGATTAGAGGCCGGTCCTGTTCGATATGCTTGGGGAGCCTTCAGGAAGACCACAGGTCGGCGGTGATCACGAAGTGCCTGCATGCCTACTGCTTGAGCTGCATCCGCCGGTGGAGCGAGCTGAAGAGAAAGTGCCCTCTCTGTAATGCGGAGTTCCATTCGTGGTTCTCCGGCATCAGCCTCCGGTACGGAAGTTTCCGGGAAGAGAAGTTGTCCTCTCTTCGTTTGGATGAAGAAGAACGTCATACTCGAGCTGTATCGAATTACCAAGACAATAGAAG GGTTATTCGAAGATCAGGAGATCGGTGCAGTTCATCTAGCTGCCGATCTGGGCCATTACAGTGGCGACGATCATTTGGAAGACCAGGTTCCATACCGCCAGGTGTTATAGCTGAGAGAAAGCTTCAATGGCGGGCCAG CATATACCGTCGAAGACTACAAGCAGTTTTGCCATCTCCTGGGAGACGTTTTGAGCAG aaCATGGCAAGAAATAATGGCTGGAAAGAAAGAATGCTTCAAAAAATTGAACCATGGGTTAGGAGGGAGTTGCAGGCTCTCCTTGGAGACTCAGATCCTTCTGTTATTGTTCATGTCGCCACATCACTCTTCCTTAGAAGCCTGGAAGAGAAGAGTAATGCTCCTTCAAGACAGCTTGATGAAAGCTTGACTGCTCCTTTGCAACCCTTCCTGCATAACTGGACCAATATGTTCTGGCATGAACTCAG CTGTTATGCAGAAAGTTCACTTGCAATGGAAACATATGATGCAGTAGTAGAGTATAAGCAGCTAGAGTAA
- the LOC116192063 gene encoding probable acyl-activating enzyme 6 isoform X1 encodes MTHMQDKITEKSPSLSHEGDSETEGHCCQSGASVPLIFCFDSQRKATATCSLLTPLQTFQDSRGGPEKDETGIFMEDLKPSPANSSPLTPLGFLDRAATVYGDCPSVVYGDTVYTWSQTRSRCLRVASSLAAAGFGRGDVVSVVAPNVPAMYELQFAVPMSGAILNCINTRLDRRTVSVILRHAESKLVFVDHQFRSLVLDAVSLFPPTDHRPILVLIASDDEEEEAGDGQKGLKELSSWADFNSTYESMVDRGDPGFQWVRPLSEWTPMVLNYTSGTTSSPKGVVHCHRGLFMIVVDTLIDWPVPKQPVYLWTLPMFHSNGWTFPWGIAAVGGTNVCLRKFDGPAIYHLIERHGVTHMCGAPVVLNMLSGGSGNGDKPLKAPVQILTAGAPPPAAVLHRTESLGFTVSHGYGLTETAGLVVSCAWKPQWNRLPADERARLKARQGVRTVSFAEVEVVDPKSGVPVKRDGSTLGEIVLRGACIMLGYLKDPAGTAKCMDPSGWFYTGDVGVMHPDGYLEIKDRSKDVIISGGENLSSVEVESVLYTHPAVNEAAVVARPDEYWGETPCAFVSLKAETGRACPTEKEIIAFCRAKMPHYMVPKTIVFKDELPKTSTGKIQKYVLREIAKSMGSPKSRI; translated from the exons ATGACCCACATGCAG GATAAAATTACAGAAAAATCCCCCAGCTTGTCCCACGAGGGCGACAGTGAGACTGAGGGGCATTGTTGTCAATCTGGTGCCTCGGTGCCTCTTATCTTCTGCTTTGACTCACAACGAAAGGCCACAGCTACCTGCTCCTTGCTCACTCCCTTACAAACATTCCAAGATAGCAGGGGAGGCCCGGAGAAAGACGAGACTGGTATATTCATGGAAGATCTGAAGCCGAGCCCGGCCAACTCCTCTCCCCTCACCCCGCTCGGATTCCTCGATCGGGCAGCGACCGTGTATGGTGATTGCCCCTCAGTCGTGTATGGTGACACCGTCTATACGTGGTCGCAGACTCGCTCTCGGTGCTTGAGGGTGGCCTCGTCCCTGGCTGCTGCAGGATTTGGCCGCGGGGATGTGGTGTCGGTGGTAGCCCCCAACGTGCCTGCCATGTATGAGCTCCAGTTCGCTGTGCCGATGTCCGGGGCCATCCTCAACTGCATCAACACCCGCCTCGACCGTCGGACTGTCTCTGTTATCCTCCGACATGCAGAATCGAAGCTAGTGTTCGTCGACCACCAGTTCCGGTCCCTTGTGCTTGACGCGGTCTCCCTCTTCCCGCCCACAGACCACCGCCCCATCCTTGTCCTAATAGCGAGTGatgacgaggaggaggaggctgGTGATGGGCAGAAGGGATTGAAGGAGCTGTCTTCGTGGGCAGACTTCAACTCCACGTACGAGAGCATGGTGGATAGAGGGGATCCTGGCTTCCAGTGGGTCCGGCCCCTGAGCGAGTGGACCCCCATGGTGCTCAACTACACATCTGGCACGACCTCGTCCCCAAAGGGAGTCGTCCACTGCCACCGCGGGCTCTTCATGATCGTGGTTGACACCCTCATCGATTGGCCCGTCCCCAAGCAGCCTGTCTATCTCTGGACCCTGCCGATGTTCCACTCCAATGGATGGACCTTCCCATGGGGAATTGCGGCTGTAGGTGGCACCAACGTCTGCCTCCGCAAGTTTGATGGGCCGGCCATCTACCACCTCATTGAGCGGCATGGGGTGACTCACATGTGTGGTGCACCCGTGGTGCTTAACATGCTGTCCGGAGGCAGTGGCAATGGGGACAAGCCGCTGAAGGCCCCCGTCCAGATCCTCACTGCTGGGGCCCCTCCTCCCGCAGCAGTGCTCCACCGGACAGAGTCCCTGGGCTTCACTGTGAGCCACGGCTATGGTCTAACAGAGACGGCAGGGCTCGTGGTATCATGTGCCTGGAAGCCGCAGTGGAACCGTCTCCCTGCCGATGAGCGGGCCAGGCTCAAGGCCCGACAAGGGGTGAGGACTGTTAGCTTCGCTGAGGTTGAGGTCGTAGACCCCAAGTCAGGGGTCCCTGTCAAACGAgatggatcgaccctcggggAAATCGTTCTCAGAGGAGCTTGCATCATGCTTGGGTACCTTAAGGACCCCGCAGGGACCGCCAAGTGCATGGACCCGAGCGGGTGGTTCTACACTGGAGATGTTGGGGTGATGCATCCTGATGGGTACCTGGAAATCAAGGACCGGTCCAAGGATGTGATCATCAGTGGCGGGGAGAACCTGAGCAGTGTGGAGGTGGAGTCCGTGCTCTACACCCACCCCGCAGTGAATGAGGCTGCAGTAGTGGCCCGGCCTGATGAGTACTGGGGCGAGACCCCGTGTGCGTTCGTGAGCCTCAAGGCCGAGACAGGCAGAGCCTGCCCGACTGAGAAGGAGATCATAGCATTTTGTCGAGCTAAGATGCCTCACTACATGGTGCCCAAGACTATAGTGTTCAAGGACGAGCTGCCCAAGACCTCGACCGGGAAGATTCAGAAGTACGTGCTGAGGGAAATAGCCAAGTCAATGGGATCTCCAAAAAGCCGGATATAA
- the LOC116192063 gene encoding probable acyl-activating enzyme 6 isoform X2: MEDLKPSPANSSPLTPLGFLDRAATVYGDCPSVVYGDTVYTWSQTRSRCLRVASSLAAAGFGRGDVVSVVAPNVPAMYELQFAVPMSGAILNCINTRLDRRTVSVILRHAESKLVFVDHQFRSLVLDAVSLFPPTDHRPILVLIASDDEEEEAGDGQKGLKELSSWADFNSTYESMVDRGDPGFQWVRPLSEWTPMVLNYTSGTTSSPKGVVHCHRGLFMIVVDTLIDWPVPKQPVYLWTLPMFHSNGWTFPWGIAAVGGTNVCLRKFDGPAIYHLIERHGVTHMCGAPVVLNMLSGGSGNGDKPLKAPVQILTAGAPPPAAVLHRTESLGFTVSHGYGLTETAGLVVSCAWKPQWNRLPADERARLKARQGVRTVSFAEVEVVDPKSGVPVKRDGSTLGEIVLRGACIMLGYLKDPAGTAKCMDPSGWFYTGDVGVMHPDGYLEIKDRSKDVIISGGENLSSVEVESVLYTHPAVNEAAVVARPDEYWGETPCAFVSLKAETGRACPTEKEIIAFCRAKMPHYMVPKTIVFKDELPKTSTGKIQKYVLREIAKSMGSPKSRI; this comes from the coding sequence ATGGAAGATCTGAAGCCGAGCCCGGCCAACTCCTCTCCCCTCACCCCGCTCGGATTCCTCGATCGGGCAGCGACCGTGTATGGTGATTGCCCCTCAGTCGTGTATGGTGACACCGTCTATACGTGGTCGCAGACTCGCTCTCGGTGCTTGAGGGTGGCCTCGTCCCTGGCTGCTGCAGGATTTGGCCGCGGGGATGTGGTGTCGGTGGTAGCCCCCAACGTGCCTGCCATGTATGAGCTCCAGTTCGCTGTGCCGATGTCCGGGGCCATCCTCAACTGCATCAACACCCGCCTCGACCGTCGGACTGTCTCTGTTATCCTCCGACATGCAGAATCGAAGCTAGTGTTCGTCGACCACCAGTTCCGGTCCCTTGTGCTTGACGCGGTCTCCCTCTTCCCGCCCACAGACCACCGCCCCATCCTTGTCCTAATAGCGAGTGatgacgaggaggaggaggctgGTGATGGGCAGAAGGGATTGAAGGAGCTGTCTTCGTGGGCAGACTTCAACTCCACGTACGAGAGCATGGTGGATAGAGGGGATCCTGGCTTCCAGTGGGTCCGGCCCCTGAGCGAGTGGACCCCCATGGTGCTCAACTACACATCTGGCACGACCTCGTCCCCAAAGGGAGTCGTCCACTGCCACCGCGGGCTCTTCATGATCGTGGTTGACACCCTCATCGATTGGCCCGTCCCCAAGCAGCCTGTCTATCTCTGGACCCTGCCGATGTTCCACTCCAATGGATGGACCTTCCCATGGGGAATTGCGGCTGTAGGTGGCACCAACGTCTGCCTCCGCAAGTTTGATGGGCCGGCCATCTACCACCTCATTGAGCGGCATGGGGTGACTCACATGTGTGGTGCACCCGTGGTGCTTAACATGCTGTCCGGAGGCAGTGGCAATGGGGACAAGCCGCTGAAGGCCCCCGTCCAGATCCTCACTGCTGGGGCCCCTCCTCCCGCAGCAGTGCTCCACCGGACAGAGTCCCTGGGCTTCACTGTGAGCCACGGCTATGGTCTAACAGAGACGGCAGGGCTCGTGGTATCATGTGCCTGGAAGCCGCAGTGGAACCGTCTCCCTGCCGATGAGCGGGCCAGGCTCAAGGCCCGACAAGGGGTGAGGACTGTTAGCTTCGCTGAGGTTGAGGTCGTAGACCCCAAGTCAGGGGTCCCTGTCAAACGAgatggatcgaccctcggggAAATCGTTCTCAGAGGAGCTTGCATCATGCTTGGGTACCTTAAGGACCCCGCAGGGACCGCCAAGTGCATGGACCCGAGCGGGTGGTTCTACACTGGAGATGTTGGGGTGATGCATCCTGATGGGTACCTGGAAATCAAGGACCGGTCCAAGGATGTGATCATCAGTGGCGGGGAGAACCTGAGCAGTGTGGAGGTGGAGTCCGTGCTCTACACCCACCCCGCAGTGAATGAGGCTGCAGTAGTGGCCCGGCCTGATGAGTACTGGGGCGAGACCCCGTGTGCGTTCGTGAGCCTCAAGGCCGAGACAGGCAGAGCCTGCCCGACTGAGAAGGAGATCATAGCATTTTGTCGAGCTAAGATGCCTCACTACATGGTGCCCAAGACTATAGTGTTCAAGGACGAGCTGCCCAAGACCTCGACCGGGAAGATTCAGAAGTACGTGCTGAGGGAAATAGCCAAGTCAATGGGATCTCCAAAAAGCCGGATATAA
- the LOC116192578 gene encoding probable leucine-rich repeat receptor-like protein kinase At5g49770 isoform X3 produces MSGSVVAIAGGVAGALLIAAALISLMWFCRSKHPRNRNSETGSSDPSALAEWNRGGPSGSTARISGPRQFSLEELEQATKQFDDSNLIGYGSFGSVYKGLLRDGTVVAIKRRPGTPRLEFIAEVSYLLEIRHRTLVTLLGYCIESGFQMLVFEYLPNGSISNHLYYETGQDPPIKLEFKRRISIALDAATGLYHLHSLKPPLLHRSFKTSNVLVDENFIAKVSDAGLSRLLERIEEAGPSSQTSATAFQDPEAGVSGIFSEMSDVYSFGVFLLELVTGVPAPDAESLGPHRNLMQWVESRQKSNNLVDRRLLGTFTSEGIRDFIRLALLCIVLPGIKRPKMDMIVLELERIREKEMALTTFMGEGTAIITPGSELFT; encoded by the exons ATGTCGGGTTCTGTTGTGGCCATAGCTGGAGGAGTTGCAGGGGCACTTCTTATTGCGGCCGCACTCATTAGCCTCATGTGGTTCTGTAGGTCGAAGCATCCAAGGAACCGGAACTCGGAGACTGGCTCTTCCGACCCATCTGCATTAG CGGAGTGGAATCGGGGAGGTCCATCTGGTTCAACTGCTCGAATATCTGGGCCGAGGCAGTTCTCTTTGGAAGAGTTGGAGCAGGCTACTAAGCAGTTCGACGACAGCAATTTGATTGGATATGGAAGTTTCGGCTCTGTATATAAAGGCTTACTCCGAGACGGAACTGTCGTGGCCATTAAAAGGCGTCCGGGAACTCCCAGACTGGAATTCATTGCCGAG GTCTCGTACTTGCTGGAGATTCGGCACCGGACCTTGGTCACTCTCCTCGGATACTGCATCGAGAGCGGGTTTCAGATGCTAGTTTTCGAGTACTTACCGAATGGAAGCATCAGCAATCACCTGTACTATG AAACAGGACAGGATCCGCCGATCAAACTCGAGTTCAAGCGAAGAATATCTATTGCTCTTGATGCCGCTACAG GCCTCTACCATTTGCACAGCCTCAAACCTCCATTGCTTCACAGGAGCTTCAAAACGAGCAACGTGCTAGTCGATGAGAACTTCATAGCAAAGGTCTCAGACGCAGGGCTGTCGAGGCTGCTCGAGAGGATAGAAGAGGCCGGCCCATCTTCTCAAACATCGGCCACTGCTTTCCAGGACCCAGA GGCAGGAGTGTCGGGAATTTTTTCGGAGATGAGTGATGTGTACAGCTTCGGAGTTTTTCTTCTGGAGCTTGTGACCGGGGTACCAGCTCCTGATGCAGAATCACTGGGGCCTCATCGAAACTTAATGCAGTGG GTGGAATCACGACAGAAATCGAACAACCTAGTGGATCGTCGACTGCTCGGCACATTCACATCGGAGGGAATCCGGGACTTTATTAGGCTAGCGCTGCTCTGCATTGTTCTTCCCGGGATTAAGCGCCCGAAGATGGACATGATTGTGTTGGAGCTCGAAAGGATCCGGGAGAAAGAAATGGCCTTAACCACATTCATGGGAGAGGGCACTGCGATAATCACCCCGGGCAGCGAGTTATTTACATGA
- the LOC116192578 gene encoding probable leucine-rich repeat receptor-like protein kinase At5g49770 isoform X1, giving the protein MSGSVVAIAGGVAGALLIAAALISLMWFCRSKHPRNRNSETGSSDPSALAEWNRGGPSGSTARISGPRQFSLEELEQATKQFDDSNLIGYGSFGSVYKGLLRDGTVVAIKRRPGTPRLEFIAEVSYLLEIRHRTLVTLLGYCIESGFQMLVFEYLPNGSISNHLYYGMLSLILYGTKFHFSYLHISLAVLTETGQDPPIKLEFKRRISIALDAATGLYHLHSLKPPLLHRSFKTSNVLVDENFIAKVSDAGLSRLLERIEEAGPSSQTSATAFQDPEAGVSGIFSEMSDVYSFGVFLLELVTGVPAPDAESLGPHRNLMQWVESRQKSNNLVDRRLLGTFTSEGIRDFIRLALLCIVLPGIKRPKMDMIVLELERIREKEMALTTFMGEGTAIITPGSELFT; this is encoded by the exons ATGTCGGGTTCTGTTGTGGCCATAGCTGGAGGAGTTGCAGGGGCACTTCTTATTGCGGCCGCACTCATTAGCCTCATGTGGTTCTGTAGGTCGAAGCATCCAAGGAACCGGAACTCGGAGACTGGCTCTTCCGACCCATCTGCATTAG CGGAGTGGAATCGGGGAGGTCCATCTGGTTCAACTGCTCGAATATCTGGGCCGAGGCAGTTCTCTTTGGAAGAGTTGGAGCAGGCTACTAAGCAGTTCGACGACAGCAATTTGATTGGATATGGAAGTTTCGGCTCTGTATATAAAGGCTTACTCCGAGACGGAACTGTCGTGGCCATTAAAAGGCGTCCGGGAACTCCCAGACTGGAATTCATTGCCGAG GTCTCGTACTTGCTGGAGATTCGGCACCGGACCTTGGTCACTCTCCTCGGATACTGCATCGAGAGCGGGTTTCAGATGCTAGTTTTCGAGTACTTACCGAATGGAAGCATCAGCAATCACCTGTACTATGGTATGTTATCGTTGATCTTATACGGCACTAAGTTCCATTTCTCCTACCTTCATATTTCGTTAGCTGTTTTGACAGAAACAGGACAGGATCCGCCGATCAAACTCGAGTTCAAGCGAAGAATATCTATTGCTCTTGATGCCGCTACAG GCCTCTACCATTTGCACAGCCTCAAACCTCCATTGCTTCACAGGAGCTTCAAAACGAGCAACGTGCTAGTCGATGAGAACTTCATAGCAAAGGTCTCAGACGCAGGGCTGTCGAGGCTGCTCGAGAGGATAGAAGAGGCCGGCCCATCTTCTCAAACATCGGCCACTGCTTTCCAGGACCCAGA GGCAGGAGTGTCGGGAATTTTTTCGGAGATGAGTGATGTGTACAGCTTCGGAGTTTTTCTTCTGGAGCTTGTGACCGGGGTACCAGCTCCTGATGCAGAATCACTGGGGCCTCATCGAAACTTAATGCAGTGG GTGGAATCACGACAGAAATCGAACAACCTAGTGGATCGTCGACTGCTCGGCACATTCACATCGGAGGGAATCCGGGACTTTATTAGGCTAGCGCTGCTCTGCATTGTTCTTCCCGGGATTAAGCGCCCGAAGATGGACATGATTGTGTTGGAGCTCGAAAGGATCCGGGAGAAAGAAATGGCCTTAACCACATTCATGGGAGAGGGCACTGCGATAATCACCCCGGGCAGCGAGTTATTTACATGA
- the LOC116192578 gene encoding probable leucine-rich repeat receptor-like protein kinase At5g49770 isoform X2 has product MSGSVVAIAGGVAGALLIAAALISLMWFCRSKHPRNRNSETGSSDPSALAEWNRGGPSGSTARISGPRQFSLEELEQATKQFDDSNLIGYGSFGSVYKGLLRDGTVVAIKRRPGTPRLEFIAEVSYLLEIRHRTLVTLLGYCIESGFQMLVFEYLPNGSISNHLYYAVLTETGQDPPIKLEFKRRISIALDAATGLYHLHSLKPPLLHRSFKTSNVLVDENFIAKVSDAGLSRLLERIEEAGPSSQTSATAFQDPEAGVSGIFSEMSDVYSFGVFLLELVTGVPAPDAESLGPHRNLMQWVESRQKSNNLVDRRLLGTFTSEGIRDFIRLALLCIVLPGIKRPKMDMIVLELERIREKEMALTTFMGEGTAIITPGSELFT; this is encoded by the exons ATGTCGGGTTCTGTTGTGGCCATAGCTGGAGGAGTTGCAGGGGCACTTCTTATTGCGGCCGCACTCATTAGCCTCATGTGGTTCTGTAGGTCGAAGCATCCAAGGAACCGGAACTCGGAGACTGGCTCTTCCGACCCATCTGCATTAG CGGAGTGGAATCGGGGAGGTCCATCTGGTTCAACTGCTCGAATATCTGGGCCGAGGCAGTTCTCTTTGGAAGAGTTGGAGCAGGCTACTAAGCAGTTCGACGACAGCAATTTGATTGGATATGGAAGTTTCGGCTCTGTATATAAAGGCTTACTCCGAGACGGAACTGTCGTGGCCATTAAAAGGCGTCCGGGAACTCCCAGACTGGAATTCATTGCCGAG GTCTCGTACTTGCTGGAGATTCGGCACCGGACCTTGGTCACTCTCCTCGGATACTGCATCGAGAGCGGGTTTCAGATGCTAGTTTTCGAGTACTTACCGAATGGAAGCATCAGCAATCACCTGTACTATG CTGTTTTGACAGAAACAGGACAGGATCCGCCGATCAAACTCGAGTTCAAGCGAAGAATATCTATTGCTCTTGATGCCGCTACAG GCCTCTACCATTTGCACAGCCTCAAACCTCCATTGCTTCACAGGAGCTTCAAAACGAGCAACGTGCTAGTCGATGAGAACTTCATAGCAAAGGTCTCAGACGCAGGGCTGTCGAGGCTGCTCGAGAGGATAGAAGAGGCCGGCCCATCTTCTCAAACATCGGCCACTGCTTTCCAGGACCCAGA GGCAGGAGTGTCGGGAATTTTTTCGGAGATGAGTGATGTGTACAGCTTCGGAGTTTTTCTTCTGGAGCTTGTGACCGGGGTACCAGCTCCTGATGCAGAATCACTGGGGCCTCATCGAAACTTAATGCAGTGG GTGGAATCACGACAGAAATCGAACAACCTAGTGGATCGTCGACTGCTCGGCACATTCACATCGGAGGGAATCCGGGACTTTATTAGGCTAGCGCTGCTCTGCATTGTTCTTCCCGGGATTAAGCGCCCGAAGATGGACATGATTGTGTTGGAGCTCGAAAGGATCCGGGAGAAAGAAATGGCCTTAACCACATTCATGGGAGAGGGCACTGCGATAATCACCCCGGGCAGCGAGTTATTTACATGA